Proteins found in one Aneurinibacillus uraniidurans genomic segment:
- a CDS encoding 3-deoxy-8-phosphooctulonate synthase: MKPIVYNGFPLMMETETDGYIYGEITDHFNFDYEEDESCTSGDGFVQAPDGSRAGIIWGVEEEPYLSVCIESEEDRWGVYNVGFVKPIKTIDDLIFNFKTVLPLIKGAYNSAKFDK; the protein is encoded by the coding sequence ATGAAACCAATTGTATATAATGGGTTTCCACTTATGATGGAAACAGAAACTGATGGATATATTTATGGCGAAATCACTGACCACTTTAATTTTGATTATGAGGAAGATGAGAGTTGTACGTCAGGAGATGGATTTGTTCAAGCACCCGATGGGAGCAGGGCGGGAATTATATGGGGAGTTGAAGAAGAACCATATTTATCAGTTTGTATTGAGTCAGAAGAAGATAGATGGGGAGTTTACAATGTAGGCTTTGTTAAGCCTATAAAAACGATTGATGACTTAATATTCAATTTCAAAACAGTGTTACCATTAATTAAAGGGGCGTACAACAGTGCAAAGTTTGATAAATAA